From Candidatus Methylomirabilota bacterium, a single genomic window includes:
- a CDS encoding uroporphyrinogen decarboxylase family protein, translating into MTKLERVQAAIRRQPTDRTPYAFWRHFPDVDRNAAALTQSTLRFHERYDSDFLKVTPSGGYAVEDWGCVESDEVRPDGHRPCATHAVRAPEDWKRIRPLAMESTGWAVHLETILRCVVDKRADCSTVPTVFSPLSLARKLSGDRLGYDLKENPQAVTGALEAITETILTFMDACFREGCEGIFYSVQAASAALHSEEEYLRFGEPYDRRVLETVRSRSKLTILHCHGERLMFDRLAVLPADVWNWDDRRAGPSLAEGQAAVPGAVCGGLNQWTTLKDGPPERADAEAREAIAQTGGRGLIVAAGCVVHPNTSDATLVGLVKALGGRPRLGLIRPQ; encoded by the coding sequence ATGACCAAGCTCGAGCGGGTGCAGGCGGCGATACGGCGCCAGCCGACGGACCGCACACCGTACGCGTTCTGGCGTCACTTCCCAGACGTGGACCGGAATGCCGCCGCCCTCACCCAGTCCACCCTGCGGTTCCACGAGCGCTACGATTCGGATTTCCTCAAGGTCACCCCCAGCGGCGGCTACGCGGTGGAGGACTGGGGCTGCGTCGAATCCGACGAGGTGCGGCCCGACGGACATCGCCCGTGCGCCACCCACGCCGTGCGCGCGCCCGAGGACTGGAAGCGCATCCGGCCCCTCGCCATGGAGTCCACGGGATGGGCCGTGCATCTCGAGACGATCCTCCGCTGCGTGGTGGACAAGCGCGCCGACTGCTCCACCGTGCCCACGGTGTTCAGCCCGCTTTCGCTCGCGCGCAAGCTCTCCGGCGACCGGCTCGGCTACGACCTCAAGGAAAACCCCCAGGCGGTGACGGGCGCGCTCGAGGCCATCACCGAGACCATCCTCACCTTCATGGATGCCTGCTTCCGCGAGGGCTGCGAGGGCATCTTCTACTCGGTGCAGGCGGCGAGCGCGGCGCTCCACAGCGAGGAGGAGTACCTCCGCTTCGGCGAGCCCTACGACCGGCGCGTCCTGGAGACCGTGCGATCGCGCTCGAAGCTCACCATCCTCCATTGCCACGGCGAGCGGCTCATGTTCGATCGCCTCGCCGTCCTGCCCGCGGACGTGTGGAACTGGGACGATCGCCGCGCCGGCCCGTCGCTCGCCGAGGGGCAGGCCGCCGTGCCCGGCGCGGTGTGCGGGGGCCTCAACCAATGGACAACGTTAAAGGACGGGCCGCCCGAGCGCGCGGACGCGGAGGCCCGCGAGGCCATCGCTCAGACCGGCGGACGCGGTCTCATCGTCGCCGCGGGTTGCGTGGTGCACCCGAACACGTCGGATGCGACGCTGGTCGGTCTCGTGAAGGCGCTGGGCGGGCGGCCGCGCCTCGGGCTGATCCGGCCCCAGTAG